From the Nonlabens marinus S1-08 genome, one window contains:
- the trxA gene encoding thioredoxin, with amino-acid sequence MAKFSEIVDQEVPVLVDFYATWCGPCQTMMPVLEELKKDLGDQVKIIKVDVDKNQPLAAQFNVRGVPAFLIFKNGKQIWRGAGVQPLADLKHQIQKAG; translated from the coding sequence ATGGCAAAGTTCAGTGAAATAGTAGATCAGGAAGTGCCAGTGCTTGTTGATTTTTATGCTACCTGGTGTGGCCCATGTCAGACGATGATGCCTGTGTTAGAGGAACTTAAAAAAGATCTAGGGGATCAAGTGAAAATCATCAAAGTAGATGTGGATAAGAATCAGCCTCTTGCGGCCCAGTTCAATGTGCGCGGTGTTCCAGCATTCCTTATTTTTAAAAATGGCAAGCAAATCTGGCGAGGTGCAGGAGTACAGCCATTAGCCGATTTAAAACATCAAATTCAAAAGGCCGGGTGA